A single Brachybacterium sillae DNA region contains:
- a CDS encoding YebC/PmpR family DNA-binding transcriptional regulator — protein MSGHSKWATTKHKKAAIDAKRGKLFAKLIKNIEVAARVGGPDPAGNPTLFDAIQKAKKSSVPNDNIDRAVKRGGGLDGGGVDYTTLMYEGYAPGGVALLVECLTDNKNRAVSEVRLAFSRNGGNMADSGSVAYLFERKGVVTLPKGDRSEDEILEVVLDAGAEEITDEGDTFEILSEASDVVAVRTALQEAGIDYDSAEAQFVPTMRTAVDLDGARKVLKLIDALEDSDDVQNVYSNVDIPEDVAAQLAEEE, from the coding sequence ATGTCGGGTCATTCCAAGTGGGCGACCACCAAGCACAAGAAGGCCGCGATCGACGCCAAGCGGGGCAAGCTCTTCGCGAAGCTGATCAAGAACATCGAGGTCGCCGCGCGTGTGGGCGGGCCCGACCCGGCCGGGAACCCGACGCTGTTCGACGCCATCCAGAAGGCGAAGAAGTCCTCCGTCCCCAATGACAACATCGACCGTGCGGTGAAGCGCGGTGGCGGTCTCGACGGCGGCGGCGTCGACTACACCACCCTGATGTACGAGGGCTACGCCCCGGGCGGTGTGGCGCTGCTCGTGGAGTGCCTCACGGACAACAAGAACCGCGCGGTCTCCGAGGTGCGCCTCGCCTTCAGCCGCAACGGCGGCAACATGGCCGACTCCGGCTCGGTGGCGTACCTGTTCGAGCGCAAGGGCGTCGTGACCCTGCCCAAGGGTGACCGCAGCGAGGACGAGATCCTCGAGGTGGTCCTCGACGCCGGCGCCGAGGAGATCACCGACGAGGGCGACACCTTCGAGATCCTCAGCGAGGCCAGCGACGTGGTGGCCGTGCGCACCGCCCTGCAGGAGGCTGGCATCGACTACGACAGCGCCGAGGCGCAGTTCGTGCCGACCATGCGCACCGCCGTGGACCTCGACGGCGCCCGCAAGGTGCTCAAGCTCATCGACGCCCTCGAGGACAGCGACGACGTGCAGAACGTCTACTCCAACGTCGACATCCCCGAGGACGTCGCGGCGCAGCTCGCCGAGGAGGAGTGA